Genomic window (Leptospira kirschneri serovar Cynopteri str. 3522 CT):
CCTCGTCCGAAATCGTAGTTATTCCGAATTGGCTTTCTGTCATATTCTGAAATGGTTTATAAAAAACCGAGTCCTCTGTCAAGAGTTAGAAATTTAGATTTTCAAGATATGAATTAAAAAATCGTTTTGTAACTTTTCTCAATTTTAACCCTATCATTTCGAATCGATAAAAACTTTCTAGTTGAAAACCGTTGATAAAATGAGACGGTATAAAAAATGGAATTCAAACGTTGCGTTTTTTGAAACTTTTTATGGAACCTTTTGAAAAAAACCAACAAGAAAATGAAGACGATTTTTCGGCTCGCTGGGAAACAGCAGACCCAATGTTACTTTCCATCGTAAAATCGTTTTTAGATTCGAGAGAAATTCATTATTTTGTAATCGGAGAAGAATTGTTTTTTTTAGAAGGAGCCGCTGTTCCAGCAGCCAATCACTGTGCAATTCTGTATTTGGCAAACTCAGATTATCCGATTTTATTGGAGTTTTTAGAAAGAGAAAACCGTTGAAGATTGGAATCGTTAAACATCTAAACGCAAGACCATTAACCTGGGGATTCGAAAAAAATAAGAAACACGAAATTGTTCCGGAAAATCCCGCTATTTTAAAAGATTATCTATTAAACGGAACCATTGATTTAGGATTGATTTCTTCGATCGAATGTATTCGAAACGATCGAGTCCTAAACACGTATTATGGCACCGGAGTCTGCGCTCGAGAAAAGGTAAGATCCATTCTTTTTTTTAAAAATAAAAGAGAAAACTTTCCTCCTAAACAAATTCTAACGGACAACGGATCTAAAACGAGCGTAGCCCTTATCCGAGTTTTAATTTATGAAGAAAGTGGTTTGATTCCCTACGTAGAACCTACCGATTCAAAACTGATTCAGAAAAAAATTTCAAATGGAATCGGTTCACACATGTTATTTGGAGACAATGCTCTTTTGGCAAAATGGAATCCAGAATTTTACGAGGTCAAAGACCTAGCTCAGTGGTGGAACGAACTCACAGGACTCGGTTTTATATTTGCTCTTTGGGCGAGTAAAAAATCCTTAAAATTAGACGATTCTATCTTCATTCAATCTTTAGAATATGGAATTTCTCAAATAGAAGAAATCATTTCTCATGAATCCAGACTTTCTTCGAGTTTAGTCCGGGAATATCTTACAAAAGAACTTCATTATAAAATTACGGAAGAAGATCAAAAAGGATTTTTACTTTTTAGAGAAAAATGCAGCCGATTAAATCTTTTATAAAAACTTGATTTAGAATTTTTTGAAGAATCAATTTCGAGACTCAGAGGAATCGATTTTGCAGAAACTTGTTTTAAATAACGTGAGCAGGACGTAAAAAAGCCAGGCATCCGGCTTGCCACAGGCAACCGAACCGCGTTCAATTGTATGCAAGAAACTCTATATAATGTATCGCTTCTAGTTTCAATTTGTTATAGAACGTGATTCGTCAAACGACCTAAAACGCGACCCGTAGGAAAGCGTTTTACTGAGTTTCAAACGCGATCCATAGAGAGCCATAACAAACCCCACAAGTATTTGGATCTCAATATAAATTTACGACAAATCCTCTGTAAAACTTACACCTACAAGTGATTTATAGAGAGCAATGCATGAGTTTTTCATAATTTTGGGAAGAAGAAAAAGGCTTGGGGACTTGTCTCTATTAGAAAAACATACTTTTTGCAAGTAAAAAATCTCATACTTGTCGGAACACTTGAAAAACGTGCGTTTTTGATCCCACAACGCGATCCGTAGAGAGCGTTGTGTTGAGTTATTTTGATTCTAAAATCCTATTCAACTTGTGGGGTTAGTTATGGTAGAGAGCGTTTTGCTGAGTTTCAAACGCGATCTGCAGAAGCGATGCATTGATTATTATTATGTTGAATTACTAAAAACTTGTCTTAAAACCTCAAAGAATTTTACGCGATAATTTTTAATAAAATGCAGTAGTTCCTACAAATTAGGTTTTATTTGGTAATTTGCGAACTTTCGAGCAATTCTAATGTAGTTAAATTTTCGTATGAGTTCCTACATTTCCAAAACTCATTTGTAAAATCACAATTGTAATAGTTCCCACATTTTTGTGAAACCACGACCCTATAGAATAGAATGTTACGAATTTTTAGATAAATCCGTTCAGAAGCAGGGTTATTGAAAAATGAATTCTCAATCAGCTTCCGTTACATTGAAGCAGTTTCACTAAACTCTACATGAAATTTTTCAACAAAACTCTATTCTATAACACGAGCTCGAAGTAAAAAATAAGGAGAATTTTTCCAAAAGTATGAGTTCCTACAATTTTAGAATTGATTCGTAAAATTGTGATTTGTGGTAGTTCCCACATTTAAGAATCGATCTGCAACTTCCAACTTTTTCAGAAAAATGAATCAAAAATTTCTTACATTGAACTCGTGCTAAATAAATATAATATAAAAATATACTTAATTATATGATCTCACAAAAAATCAATAAATTACAGTAATCCTATAATCCCAGGAATTATTTCCGGTTTTTTCGATCGTCTCTGTAAGAGGTAAACGATAACTGAGTTTTCCCAAATTTACGTCGCCTCTATTGGATCTACAGATAGAAGCTATCGGAAAATTTACCTTAAATAAAATAGAACTTGTACGCAATAAACGAAGGGTTTCCGAATAAATCTTTTTTTCTCCATCTTTTTTGAGAGTTTCAGGTGAACGACTAATCATAGGAATTTCCCTTTTAACATAAAGAGTATTTCCTTTTTTACGAACCTGAACCTTTCCAAGCATCGCGTCTTCAATTTGAGAAAGATCTTGAAATTCCACCTTATAATAAACTTTCGCCTTTTCTCGAAATAAACTCGGGTCCGTTTCCGGAATTACGATTTTTTGATACGTATAATCCTTTAACGAAACATTTCTAGAGAAAAAACCTTTATTCAATCTTCCTAAAATTTCATCCTTCTGAGTGGGAAGAAACTTGATGAGAGATTCATCCGAATTTCTACGAGTAGGAACTACATAAGCAACTTCTAATGTTCCAGAAAAATCATGATTGATGGTGAGTGTTTCCTCATAGTCGAAACAA
Coding sequences:
- a CDS encoding menaquinone biosynthetic enzyme MqnA/MqnD family protein yields the protein MKIGIVKHLNARPLTWGFEKNKKHEIVPENPAILKDYLLNGTIDLGLISSIECIRNDRVLNTYYGTGVCAREKVRSILFFKNKRENFPPKQILTDNGSKTSVALIRVLIYEESGLIPYVEPTDSKLIQKKISNGIGSHMLFGDNALLAKWNPEFYEVKDLAQWWNELTGLGFIFALWASKKSLKLDDSIFIQSLEYGISQIEEIISHESRLSSSLVREYLTKELHYKITEEDQKGFLLFREKCSRLNLL
- a CDS encoding LIC11874 family lipoprotein translates to MSHFAGRILKLFVFVTILLLSNCFDYEETLTINHDFSGTLEVAYVVPTRRNSDESLIKFLPTQKDEILGRLNKGFFSRNVSLKDYTYQKIVIPETDPSLFREKAKVYYKVEFQDLSQIEDAMLGKVQVRKKGNTLYVKREIPMISRSPETLKKDGEKKIYSETLRLLRTSSILFKVNFPIASICRSNRGDVNLGKLSYRLPLTETIEKTGNNSWDYRITVIY